The following are encoded together in the Phragmites australis chromosome 19, lpPhrAust1.1, whole genome shotgun sequence genome:
- the LOC133900709 gene encoding glutamine--fructose-6-phosphate aminotransferase [isomerizing] 1-like: MCGIFAYLNYNVSRERRYILEVLFNGLRRLEYRGYDSSGIALDADLPASLSSPPSAPFAGAPALVFRQEGKIENLVRSVYSEVDEKDVNLDAAFSIHAGIAHTRWATHGVPAPRNSHPQSSGSGDEFLVVHNGIITNYEVLKETLTRHGFTFESDTDTEVIPKLAKFVFDKAHDEEGDVTFSQVVMEVMRQLEGAYALIFKSPHYPNELIACKRGSTLILGVNELSGQHSGKPFHDVNALTTNGKPKELFFSSDLCAIVEHTKNYLAIEDNEIVHIKDGSVSILKFDHHKEKPASVQRALSVLEMEVEQIKKGSYDHFMQKEIHEQPHSLTTTMRGRLKDGGVLLGGLKEHLKTIRRCRRVVFIGCGTSYNAALATRPFVEELTGIPVTMEVASDLLDRQGPIYREDTAVFVSQSGETADTLLALDYALENGALCVGITNTVGSTLSRRTHCGVHINAGCEIGVASTKAYTSQIVAMTMMALAIGSDQISTQARRDAIISGLSSLPSNVSEVLKLDVGMKELASSLIDSESLLVFGRGYNYATALEGALKVKEVALMHSEGMLAGEMKHGPLALVDENLPIIVIATRDACFSKQQSVIQQLLSRKGRLIVMCSKGDASSVCPSGSCRVIEVPEVADCLQPVINIIPLQLLAYHLTVLRGFDVDQPRNLAKSVTTQ; the protein is encoded by the exons ATGTGCGGGATCTTCGCGTACCTGAACTACAATGTGTCGCGGGAGCGGCGCTACATCCTGGAGGTCCTCTTCAacggcctccgccgcctcgagTACCGCGGGTACGACTCCTCCGGGATCGCACTCGATGCAGACCTCCCCGCCTCCCTGTCCTCTCCTCCTTCAGCGCCCTTCGCGGGTGCTCCCGCGCTCGTGTTCCGCCAGGAGGGCAAGATCGAGAACCTCGTGCGATCCGTCTACTCAG AGGTTGATGAGAAGGATGTGAACTTGGATGCCGCATTCAGTATCCATGCTGGAATTGCCCACACCAGGTGGGCCACACATGGTGTGCCTGCTCCAAGGAACAGCCACCCCCAATCTTCTGGCTCTGGTGATGAGTTCTTGGTCGTCCACAATGGCATCATCACGAACTATGAG GTCCTGAAAGAGACACTAACTCGGCACGGGTTCACCTTTGAGTCTGATACCGACACAGAAGTCATTCCTAAGCTAGCAAAGTTTGTTTTTGATAAAGCTCATGATGAAGAAg GTGATGTGACTTTTAGCCAAGTTGTTATGGAAGTTATGAGGCAGCTTGAAGGAGCCTACGCGCTTATTTTTAAAAGCCCACACTATCCCAATGAATTGATTGCTTGCAAACGAGGCAGTACACTGATACTTGGTGTCAAT GAGTTGAGTGGTCAACACAGTGGGAAACCATTTCATGATGTCAACGCCTTGACAACAAACGGAAAGCCCAAAGAACTATTCTTCTCCAGTGATCTATGTGCTATCGTAGAGCATACCAAGAACTATTTAGCTATTGAAGATAATGAAATCGTTCATATTAAG GACGGCAGTGTGTCTATCCTTAAATTTGACCATCACAAAGAGAAGCCAGCATCTGTGCAACGAGCATTGTCTGTTCTTGAGATGGAAGTTgagcaaataaagaaaggaagCTATGACCACTTCATGCAAAAAGAAATCCATGAACAGCCACATTCATTGACAACAACAATGAGGGGTAGACTGAAGGATGGTGGGGTTCTTTTAGGTGGACTGAAGGAACATCTCAAAACAATTAGGCGCTGTAGAAGGGTGGTTTTTATTGGTTGTGGTACAAGTTACAATGCTGCCTTAGCTACAAGACCTTTTGTGGAAGAACTGACTG GTATTCCTGTGACTATGGAGGTAGCAAGTGATTTGCTCGACAGACAAGGCCCCATCTATAGAGAAGACACTGCAGTTTTTGTTAGTCAGTCAGGGGAGACAGCAGATACCCTCCTTGCTCTTGATTATGCACTAGAAAATGGAGCACTTTGTGTTGGCATAACCAACACCGTTGGAAGCACACTGTCAAGAAGAACACATTGCGGAGTTCATATCAATGCTGGTTGTGAGATTGGTGTTGCCAGCACCAAG GCATATACAAGTCAGATAGTAGCCATGACTATGATGGCCTTGGCTATTGGATCGGATCAAATATCCACTCAAGCTAGAAGGGATGCTATCATCAGTGGTCTTTCCAGTCTTCCAA GCAATGTTAGCGAAGTTCTCAAACTTGACGTTGGAATGAAGGAGCTTGCCTCTTCCTTGATCGATTCAGAGTCGCTCCTTGTGTTTGGAAGAGGTTATAACTATGCCACTGCATTGGAGGGCGCTCTCAAAGTTAAGGAGGTCGCACTGATGCACAGTGAAGGCATGCTTGCTGGTGAGATGAAACACGGGCCGCTGGCACTAGTGGATGAAAACCTCCCCATCATTGTCATCGCAACACGTGATGCGTGCTTCAG CAAGCAGCAATCTGTGATTCAGCAGCTCCTTTCACGTAAGGGGCGCCTTATAGTCATGTGCTCGAAGGGAGATGCATCTTCTGTATGTCCTAGTGGATCTTGCAGGGTTATTGAAGTTCCAGAGGTTGCAGATTGTCTCCAGCCTGTGATTAACATAATTCCATTACAG TTGCTCGCATACCACCTTACTGTTCTTCGTGGATTCGACGTCGACCAACCAAGGAATCTGGCAAAGAGCGTGACTACACAATAA
- the LOC133900710 gene encoding probable protein S-acyltransferase 1 isoform X3: MIMKPEADEPLQQLDAKPRRLYQAWKGNNVFLCGGRLILGPDAASLLLSTFLVVGPTITFCYQMKSKFYHSQEHTTGQQYMHRAALLIVIITTIMDLVFLYMTSARDPGIVPRNTRAPPPEADELLGSSTPSMDWSGGRTPRMRFHRPKDVIVNGFTVKVKFCETCLRYRPPRSSHCSICNNCVHKFDHHCPWVGQCIGLRNYRYFFLFIATSTFLCIFVFIFSWLSVYSQMEDNSGSIWKALRKEAYSFALIIYTSIVVWFVGGLTVFHLYLISTNQTTYENFRYHYDKKDNPYRKSIAANFVEVFFTKIPPPRNDFRSRVVEGALEAGFYTPYIGIDVTTPREKIDVDMENKEVLVGGMQIPTVLQNIDYGSFEDSSDDKNRNEGNKSGHFPPAWAQGNEGAGTSAAATAACNDETSEDDVNEISSPNTSSTQTSAEANAESPE, translated from the exons ATGATCATGAAGCCAGAGGCCGATGAGCCACTGCAGCAGCTGGACGCCAAACCCAGGAGGCTCTACCAAGCTTGGAAAGGAAACAAC GTATTCTTGTGTGGTGGGCGGCTGATACTTGGACCAGATGCAGCCTCACTGCTGCTGTCGACGTTCCTCGTCGTCGGCCCAACCATCACCTTCTGCTACCAGATGAAATCCAAATTTTACCACTCTCAGGAGCACACCACTGGGCAACAGTATATGCATCGAGCGGCACTGCTGATAGTGATCATCACAACAATTATG GATTTGGTCTTCCTCTACATGACATCTGCCAGAGACCCAGGAATAGTACCAAGGAACACAAGAGCGCCGCCACCTGAAGCTGATGAATTGCTTGGCTCTAGCACGCCGTCCATGGACTGGAGCGGCGGGAGAACCCCACGGATGAGGTTCCATCGGCCAAAGGACGTCATTGTGAATGGTTTCACAGTGAAGGTGAAGTTTTGCGAGACCTGCCTAAGGTACCGCCCACCACGATCCTCGCACTGCTCCATCTGCAATAACTGCGTCCACAAGTTTGACCACCACTGCCCATGGGTCGGTCAGTGCATCGGACTT AGGAACTACCGCTACTTCTTTCTGTTCATAGCAACATCGACTTTCCTGTGCATATTtgtctttattttttcatgGCTGAGTGTCTACAGCCAAATGGAAGACAACAGTGGCTCTATCTGGAAGGCCTTGCGCAAGGAAGCATACTCTTTTGCGCTAATCATATATACTTCCATAGTTGTTTGGTTTGTTGGTGGCCTCACAGTATTTCATCTCTATCTGATAAGTACTAATCAG ACAACATATGAGAACTTCAGATACCATTACGATAAGAAGGACAATCCCTACCGAAAGAGCATAGCAGCAAACTTTGTGGAAGTGTTCTTTACCAAGATACCTCCTCCGCGGAATGATTTCCGTTCACGGGTAGTTGAGGGAGCACTTGAAGCTGGGTTCTACACTCCATATATTGGGATAGATGTGACAACCCCAAGGGAAAAGATTGATGTAGACATGGAAAACAAAGAAGTACTTGTTGGGGGTATGCAGATTCCAACAGTACTTCAGAACATAGACTATGGTTCCTTTGAAGATAGTTCAGATGACAAGAACAGGAACGAGGGCAACAAATCAGGGCATTTTCCTCCAGCTTGGGCACAAGGAAATGAAGGTGCTGGAACATCTGCAGCAGCTACCGCAGCATGCAACGATGAAACAAGTGAGGACGATGTTAACGAGATTAGTAGTCCAAATACATCTTCCACACAAACATCTGCTGAAGCTAACGCAGAATCACCAG AATGA
- the LOC133900710 gene encoding probable protein S-acyltransferase 1 isoform X1, with translation MIMKPEADEPLQQLDAKPRRLYQAWKGNNVFLCGGRLILGPDAASLLLSTFLVVGPTITFCYQMKSKFYHSQEHTTGQQYMHRAALLIVIITTIMDLVFLYMTSARDPGIVPRNTRAPPPEADELLGSSTPSMDWSGGRTPRMRFHRPKDVIVNGFTVKVKFCETCLRYRPPRSSHCSICNNCVHKFDHHCPWVGQCIGLRNYRYFFLFIATSTFLCIFVFIFSWLSVYSQMEDNSGSIWKALRKEAYSFALIIYTSIVVWFVGGLTVFHLYLISTNQTTYENFRYHYDKKDNPYRKSIAANFVEVFFTKIPPPRNDFRSRVVEGALEAGFYTPYIGIDVTTPREKIDVDMENKEVLVGGMQIPTVLQNIDYGSFEDSSDDKNRNEGNKSGHFPPAWAQGNEGAGTSAAATAACNDETSEDDVNEISSPNTSSTQTSAEANAESPGQNDKIEETVKRNNGRCNII, from the exons ATGATCATGAAGCCAGAGGCCGATGAGCCACTGCAGCAGCTGGACGCCAAACCCAGGAGGCTCTACCAAGCTTGGAAAGGAAACAAC GTATTCTTGTGTGGTGGGCGGCTGATACTTGGACCAGATGCAGCCTCACTGCTGCTGTCGACGTTCCTCGTCGTCGGCCCAACCATCACCTTCTGCTACCAGATGAAATCCAAATTTTACCACTCTCAGGAGCACACCACTGGGCAACAGTATATGCATCGAGCGGCACTGCTGATAGTGATCATCACAACAATTATG GATTTGGTCTTCCTCTACATGACATCTGCCAGAGACCCAGGAATAGTACCAAGGAACACAAGAGCGCCGCCACCTGAAGCTGATGAATTGCTTGGCTCTAGCACGCCGTCCATGGACTGGAGCGGCGGGAGAACCCCACGGATGAGGTTCCATCGGCCAAAGGACGTCATTGTGAATGGTTTCACAGTGAAGGTGAAGTTTTGCGAGACCTGCCTAAGGTACCGCCCACCACGATCCTCGCACTGCTCCATCTGCAATAACTGCGTCCACAAGTTTGACCACCACTGCCCATGGGTCGGTCAGTGCATCGGACTT AGGAACTACCGCTACTTCTTTCTGTTCATAGCAACATCGACTTTCCTGTGCATATTtgtctttattttttcatgGCTGAGTGTCTACAGCCAAATGGAAGACAACAGTGGCTCTATCTGGAAGGCCTTGCGCAAGGAAGCATACTCTTTTGCGCTAATCATATATACTTCCATAGTTGTTTGGTTTGTTGGTGGCCTCACAGTATTTCATCTCTATCTGATAAGTACTAATCAG ACAACATATGAGAACTTCAGATACCATTACGATAAGAAGGACAATCCCTACCGAAAGAGCATAGCAGCAAACTTTGTGGAAGTGTTCTTTACCAAGATACCTCCTCCGCGGAATGATTTCCGTTCACGGGTAGTTGAGGGAGCACTTGAAGCTGGGTTCTACACTCCATATATTGGGATAGATGTGACAACCCCAAGGGAAAAGATTGATGTAGACATGGAAAACAAAGAAGTACTTGTTGGGGGTATGCAGATTCCAACAGTACTTCAGAACATAGACTATGGTTCCTTTGAAGATAGTTCAGATGACAAGAACAGGAACGAGGGCAACAAATCAGGGCATTTTCCTCCAGCTTGGGCACAAGGAAATGAAGGTGCTGGAACATCTGCAGCAGCTACCGCAGCATGCAACGATGAAACAAGTGAGGACGATGTTAACGAGATTAGTAGTCCAAATACATCTTCCACACAAACATCTGCTGAAGCTAACGCAGAATCACCAG GTCAGAATGATAAAATTGAAGAGACAGTGAAAAGGAACAACGGAAGATGTAATATAATTTAG
- the LOC133900710 gene encoding probable protein S-acyltransferase 1 isoform X2 gives MIMKPEADEPLQQLDAKPRRLYQAWKGNNVFLCGGRLILGPDAASLLLSTFLVVGPTITFCYQMKSKFYHSQEHTTGQQYMHRAALLIVIITTIMDLVFLYMTSARDPGIVPRNTRAPPPEADELLGSSTPSMDWSGGRTPRMRFHRPKDVIVNGFTVKVKFCETCLRYRPPRSSHCSICNNCVHKFDHHCPWVGQCIGLRNYRYFFLFIATSTFLCIFVFIFSWLSVYSQMEDNSGSIWKALRKEAYSFALIIYTSIVVWFVGGLTVFHLYLISTNQTTYENFRYHYDKKDNPYRKSIAANFVEVFFTKIPPPRNDFRSRVVEGALEAGFYTPYIGIDVTTPREKIDVDMENKEVLVGGMQIPTVLQNIDYGSFEDSSDDKNRNEGNKSGHFPPAWAQGNEGAGTSAAATAACNDETSEDDVNEISSPNTSSTQTSAEANAESPGEDDAKESNSSNRTA, from the exons ATGATCATGAAGCCAGAGGCCGATGAGCCACTGCAGCAGCTGGACGCCAAACCCAGGAGGCTCTACCAAGCTTGGAAAGGAAACAAC GTATTCTTGTGTGGTGGGCGGCTGATACTTGGACCAGATGCAGCCTCACTGCTGCTGTCGACGTTCCTCGTCGTCGGCCCAACCATCACCTTCTGCTACCAGATGAAATCCAAATTTTACCACTCTCAGGAGCACACCACTGGGCAACAGTATATGCATCGAGCGGCACTGCTGATAGTGATCATCACAACAATTATG GATTTGGTCTTCCTCTACATGACATCTGCCAGAGACCCAGGAATAGTACCAAGGAACACAAGAGCGCCGCCACCTGAAGCTGATGAATTGCTTGGCTCTAGCACGCCGTCCATGGACTGGAGCGGCGGGAGAACCCCACGGATGAGGTTCCATCGGCCAAAGGACGTCATTGTGAATGGTTTCACAGTGAAGGTGAAGTTTTGCGAGACCTGCCTAAGGTACCGCCCACCACGATCCTCGCACTGCTCCATCTGCAATAACTGCGTCCACAAGTTTGACCACCACTGCCCATGGGTCGGTCAGTGCATCGGACTT AGGAACTACCGCTACTTCTTTCTGTTCATAGCAACATCGACTTTCCTGTGCATATTtgtctttattttttcatgGCTGAGTGTCTACAGCCAAATGGAAGACAACAGTGGCTCTATCTGGAAGGCCTTGCGCAAGGAAGCATACTCTTTTGCGCTAATCATATATACTTCCATAGTTGTTTGGTTTGTTGGTGGCCTCACAGTATTTCATCTCTATCTGATAAGTACTAATCAG ACAACATATGAGAACTTCAGATACCATTACGATAAGAAGGACAATCCCTACCGAAAGAGCATAGCAGCAAACTTTGTGGAAGTGTTCTTTACCAAGATACCTCCTCCGCGGAATGATTTCCGTTCACGGGTAGTTGAGGGAGCACTTGAAGCTGGGTTCTACACTCCATATATTGGGATAGATGTGACAACCCCAAGGGAAAAGATTGATGTAGACATGGAAAACAAAGAAGTACTTGTTGGGGGTATGCAGATTCCAACAGTACTTCAGAACATAGACTATGGTTCCTTTGAAGATAGTTCAGATGACAAGAACAGGAACGAGGGCAACAAATCAGGGCATTTTCCTCCAGCTTGGGCACAAGGAAATGAAGGTGCTGGAACATCTGCAGCAGCTACCGCAGCATGCAACGATGAAACAAGTGAGGACGATGTTAACGAGATTAGTAGTCCAAATACATCTTCCACACAAACATCTGCTGAAGCTAACGCAGAATCACCAGGTGAGGATGATGCTAAAGAAAGTAATAGTTCAAATAGAACTGCCTGA
- the LOC133900711 gene encoding uncharacterized protein LOC133900711, producing the protein MPSSFVRWIGRSPKRARHSPLLRLRTRPSPLAASIRGEGSMAAAAPAYRRVLKAVQKHVGGGASKQRFRDFVAAEFRAPAGTEADARARLRLTGDYAYLLTSVHHHKDLLFPYNIAVDRSDEMKKILNKSAASVGLQLPDVYQP; encoded by the exons ATGCCATCCTCATTTGTGCGCTGGATCGGACGGTCCCCGAAGCGAGCCAGGCACTCCccgctcctccgcctccgcacCCGGCCGTCTCCTCTCGCCGCTTCAATTCGAGGAGAGGGATCGATggcggccgcggcgccggcgtACCGGCGGGTTCTCAAGGCGGTGCAGAAGCACGTCGGCGGGGGAGCCTCCAAGCAGCGCTTCCGCGACTTCGTCGCCGCCGAGTTCCGCGCCCCCGCCGGCACGGAGGCCGACGCCAGGGCGAGGCTGCGGCTCACCGGGGACTACGCCTACCTCCTCACCAGCGTCCACCACCACAAG GACCTGCTATTCCCATATAATATAGCTGTAGACCGATCCgatgaaatgaagaaaatattgaACAAATCTGCTGCTAGTGTAGGCCTTCAGCTTCCAGATGTCTACCAGCCATGA